A window of Cottoperca gobio chromosome 16, fCotGob3.1, whole genome shotgun sequence contains these coding sequences:
- the LOC115021830 gene encoding lysosomal-associated transmembrane protein 4B-like → MMISPWDRWFSTSCCLCCHVRTGTIILGVWYMLINAVVLLILLTALSDPEQYHLTSAELANDLDVMDDANMCIASAISLLMILICGMATYGAYKLRAAWIIPFFCYQIFDFALNSLVAVSIVVYPNTIQDYLQQLPDNFPYKEEIAALSNVCLVLIVLLFIGSILSFKAYLIACVWNCYRYVNSRGTSEILLYVTTNDTTVLLPPYDDSISIPPKQAPPPYPTATA, encoded by the exons ATGATGATCTCGCCGTGGGACCGCTGGTTCTCAACAAGCTGCTGCCTGTGCTGCCATGTCCGCACAGGAACCATCATCCTGGGGGTCTGGTACATG CTCATCAATGCCGTGGTGTTACTCATCCTGCTCACAGCACTCAGTGATCCTGAGCAGTACCACCTGACCAGCGCTGAGTTGGCTAATGACCTGGATGTCATGGATGATGCCA ACATGTGCATCGCTTCTGCCATCTCTCTGCTGATGATACTTATATGTGGGATGGCAACATACGGTGCATACAAG CTGCGTGCCGCCTGGATCATCCCGTTTTTCTGCTACCAAATATTTGACTTTGCTCTCAACAGCCTGGTCGCTGTCAGCATCGTGGTTTACCCAAACACGATACAGGATtacctgcagcaactg CCTGATAACTTCCCCTACAAAGAGGAGATCGCTGCTCTCAGTAATGTGTGCTTGGTCCTCATTGTGCTGCTCTTCATTGGCTCTATTCTCAGCTTCAAG GCCTACCTGATAGCATGTGTGTGGAACTGCTACAGATATGTGAACAGCCGGGGTACTTCTGAAATCCTGCTGTATGTCACGACCAATGACACCACG GTGCTGCTCCCTCCGTATGATGACAGCATCAGCATCCCACCCAAGCAGGCTCCTCCACCCTACCCCACCGCTACAGCATGA
- the LOC115021286 gene encoding LOW QUALITY PROTEIN: matrilin-2-like (The sequence of the model RefSeq protein was modified relative to this genomic sequence to represent the inferred CDS: deleted 1 base in 1 codon): protein MKSLAFGLFCLLCCNAVRLDRRRPRPIAARGQNVTTVQTKPAENPCKATPLDFVFVIDSSRSIRPNDYERVKTFIINLLQFLQVGSDATRVGLLQYGSVVQPEFSLKTYTTKTEVEQAVRNMEHLATGTMTGLAIQYTMDTAFTEEEGARPANLLIPRIAMVVTDGRPQDTVKEIAAQARQAGIQIFAIGVGRVDMSTLKAIGSEPHSEHVHLVANFSQIETLISVFQSKLCGVSEMCEVVDHQCQHICVSSPASYRCKCRKGFTLNPDGKTCKEIDHCADGTHGCEQEFMNTEGSCVCKCRQGYKLRPDGKTCKKMDFCADGKHGCEQEFINSEDSCVCKCRNGFTLRPDGKTCQSVDLCQTVEHGCEHQCVSITDSYICRCFQGFVLAEDGKSCTKPECGDGVMDLVFVIDGSKSLGPANFELVKQFVNAIVDSLDISRTGTHVGLLQYSTKVRTEFTLGQYSTAQDIRRAVSRMQYMGRGSMTGSALRHMSESSFSAKEGARPNMPRVSIVFTDGRSQDDVSEWADKAKNSGVTVYALGIGKAIEQELREIASEPDEKHLYYAEDFEKMGEITKKLKSRICKDKSI from the exons ATGAAGTCCCTGGCCTTTGGCCTCTTCTGCCTGTTGTGCTGTAACGCAGTTCGACTGGACAGACGGCGTCCCAGACCAATCGCAGCCAGAGGTCAAAATGTGACTACTGTCCAAACCAAACCAGCGG AGAACCCCTGCAAAGCAACCCCACTGGATTTCGTCTTTGTCATCGACAGCTCTAGAAGCATCCGCCCCAACGACTATGAGAGGGTCAAGACCTTCATCATCAACCTGCTTCAGTTCCTCCAGGTCGGCTCCGATGCCACTCGGGTAGGTCTGCTACAGTATGGCAGCGTGGTCCAGCCCGAGTTCTCCCTCAAAACCTACACCACCAAGACTGAGGTGGAGCAGGCGGTAAGGAACATGGAGCACCTCGCCACAGGAACAATGACCGGTCTGGCCATCCAGTACACCATGGACACAGCCTTCACTGAGGAAGAGGGAGCTCGACCAGCGAACCTGCTCATCCCACGGATTGCTATGGTTGTGACTGATGGCCGGCCTCAGGACACGGTG AAGGAGATCGCGGCTCAGGCCAGGCAGGCCGGCATCCAGATCTTTGCTATCGGAGTGGGCAGGGTGGATATGAGCACTCTGAAGGCCATAGGGAGTGAGCCACACTCTGAGCATGTGCACCTGGTGGCCAACTTTAGCCAGATAGAAACCCTCATCTCTGTGTTCCAGTCCAAACTGTGTGGAG tTTCAGAGATGTGTGAGGTGGTGGACCATCAGTGCCAGCACATCTGTGTGAGCAGCCCTGCCTCATACAGGTGCAAGTGCAGGAAGGGCTTCACCCTCAACCCCGATGGCAAGACATGCAAAG AGATTGATCACTGTGCTGATGGCACCCACGGGTGTGAACAGGAGTTTATGAACACAGAAGGCtcctgtgtgtgtaaatgcagacAAGGCTACAAACTCAGGCCTGATGGGAAAACATGCAAGA AGATGGACTTTTGTGCTGATGGGAAACACGGCTGTGAGCAGGAGTTTATCAATTCAGAGgattcatgtgtgtgtaaatgcagaaATGGATTCACACTCCGACCTGATGgaaaaacatgtcaaa GTGTGGATCTGTGTCAGACAGTGGAGCACGGCTGTGAACACCAGTGTGTCAGCATCACTGACTCCTACATCTGCAGATGTTTTCAAGGATTTGTGTTGGCTGAAGATGGGAAGAGCTGCACAA AGCCAGAGTGTGGCGATGGAGTCATGGATCTGGTTTTCGTCATTGATGGCTCTAAGAGTCTGGGACCGGCCAACTTTGAACTGGTCAAGCAGTTTGTAAACGCCATCGTGGACTCGTTGGACATTTCCAGGACGGGCACACATGTTGGCCTTCTTCAGTACTCCACCAAGGTGCGCACAGAGTTCACCCTGGGCCAGTACAGCACAGCGCAGGACATCAGACGGGCTGTGTCCCGGATGCAGTACATGGGCAGAGGCTCCATGACTGGCTCAGCCTTACGCCACATGTCTGAGTCGAGCTTTTCAGCTAAAGAAGGAGCCAGGCCCAACATGCCACGTGTCAGCATTGTGTTCACTGATGGAAGATCACAGGATGATGTGTCTGAATGGGCTGATAAAGCAAAGAACTCTG GGGTCACGGTATATGCCTTGGGTATTGGCAAAGCCATTGAACAGGAGCTGAGAGAAATAGCTTCGGAGCCTGATGAGAAGCATCTTTATTACGCTGAagattttgagaaaatgggagAAATTACAAAGAAGCTCAAGTCCAGGATATGTAAAG ACAAATCCATCTGA